The sequence TGATTATGTTTTGAAAGCGCTTTCTGGTGAAATAGTATTTATAATCGAAAGATTTTTAGATTATATGAGAAAGTAATTTTTATATTTTGAAATTCCTTGCAAAGAAAAATAAACTATCATCGAAAATTACGACAAGGGTTTGATAGCAATTTGAACAATCGAAAACGGACCGGTTGGGCACCTTCGAGCCTTAGCTTATCAAGAGCTGTAGCCTTCCCGTAAAACCGGGCCATTGAAAAATAGAGATTTCTGGTAAAGATTGCCTCACGGAGGGCAAGATGAAGAAGTCTCGATTTTCGGAAAGCCAGATCATTCGGATTTTGAAAGAAGCCGATGGCGGTCGCAAGGTTGTTGATATTTGTCGTGAACACGGCGTGAGCCAAGCCACCTACTACCAGTGGAAGGCCAAGTTTGGCGGCATGGAAGCCTCGGATATCCGCAGGCTCAAGGAGCTTGAAGAAGAGAACAGCAAGCTCAAGCGCATGTTCGCCAATCTCAGCCTCGAAAACGAGGCATTGAAGGATGTCATCACAAAAAAGCTCTGAGGCCAGCCGAGAAGCGCGATTTAGCGGATTTCATGCACAGCGAGCATGGCATCAGTGAGCGGCAGGCATGCGCTGCGCTGGGCCTTAGCCGGACTGTGTACCGGTATGAGCCCAAACCGAAAGATGATTCGCCGATCATTGAAGCGCTTCTGGGACTGGTCGACCGGTATCCTCGTTACGGTTTCGGCAAGCTGTTCGCGGTATTGCGCAGACACGGTTTTCGCTGGAACCATAAACGCGTCTACCGGGTATATTGTCTTTTGAAGATGAATCTCCGGCGCAAAGGCAAGAAGCGCCTGCCCTCGCGAAACCCGCAACCACTGGCGGTTCCGCCATGCGCGAATGTCTGCTGGTCCATTGACTTCATGCATGACGCGCTGGCCAGCGGTCAGAGGTTTAGGACTTTCAACGTGCTGGACGACTTCAGTCGTGAGTGTTTGGGGATTGAGGTGGATACGAATCTGCCAGCGGCAAGGATATTGCGGGTTTTGGATCGGATTGTGGCTTGGCGCGGGCTTCCTGCCAAGCTGAGAATGGACAACGGGCCGGAGCTGATTTCCGTGCTGCTGGCCGACTGGGCCGAAAAGAACGGCGTGGCATTGGAGTTCATCCAGCCAGGCAAGCCCACGCAGAATTCGTACATTGAGCGGTTCAACAAGACCTACAGGGAAGAGGTCCTAGACTTCTACTTTTTCAAATCACTCACGGAAGTGAAGGAAATTACGGAGAATTGGCAGAGGCAGTACAACGAGGAGCGGCCCCATGAGTCTCTTGGCGATTTGACCCCGGCAGAGTTCCTCATGAAATATTCACCCAAGGAAGTCTCTACTTTTGGATGGCACTAACTTGGGGAGGTTTACAGAGCCATCAACGCTATTGAATAGATCAGTATGAGAGTGTGCAAGATGACCAAGAACCGGGGCTCGTTCCCGATTGACGCCTCCCTTGCCAAGCTCTTCTATCTGGCCCTACAGAACATCAGCCGGAAATGGACTATTCCGATTGGAAATTGGGAGGCTGCGCTGACTGATTCAGCATCCAATTCGAAGACAGGATGATCAACCTCTAACACAGCCGTTAACGCAAAATTCAGGACATCCTCTACCCATGAAAAACATTACTAAAAAAATACACCTCAGATATCGGATGTGCTCCCTGTTCATTGCTATGTAATGTTAGATGTTTCTAAGTAATCTATAATTTTTTTGAAAAGATTGACTTCTGTAGTCTCTGTTTTTGCATTATAAAAGAAGTTTTTATTCCCAATAAAAAATAGATTTTCTTTTGTC is a genomic window of Desulfomicrobium baculatum DSM 4028 containing:
- a CDS encoding IS3 family transposase (programmed frameshift) codes for the protein MKKSRFSESQIIRILKEADGGRKVVDICREHGVSQATYYQWKAKFGGMEASDIRRLKELEEENSKLKRMFANLSLENEALKDVINKKALRPAEKRDLADFMHSEHGISERQACAALGLSRTVYRYEPKPKDDSPIIEALLGLVDRYPRYGFGKLFAVLRRHGFRWNHKRVYRVYCLLKMNLRRKGKKRLPSRNPQPLAVPPCANVCWSIDFMHDALASGQRFRTFNVLDDFSRECLGIEVDTNLPAARILRVLDRIVAWRGLPAKLRMDNGPELISVLLADWAEKNGVALEFIQPGKPTQNSYIERFNKTYREEVLDFYFFKSLTEVKEITENWQRQYNEERPHESLGDLTPAEFLMKYSPKEVSTFGWH